From the Paraflavitalea soli genome, the window CGTATTGGGATAGTGGTATACTGGCCATTACACTGTCGCCGCCGGCTTTCTTGAAAGAAACAGAGAAAGCGCCTTTGTCAACGGCGGAATAGGCTTGTGATACACCACCTGCGCCAAAAGCATTGCTGGTTACTTTAGTAGTATTGAAATAGATATCTGTCGAAAATGCAGGTGGCTGGGTAGCCAATTGCATGATGGAGATATAGGCCTTAGCCGGCTGCGGCTGGGGATCAGTAGCCTTCAAACAACCTGTTATGGACATACCCACTACAGCAACCACACACCATAATAAAATATTAGCCTTACTTTTTTGCACTGTTTTAATGTTTTTTATCTTAATAATTGGGTTCACTGATCACCAGATCAACTATTTACAGGACAGCTATTTGACTACAATAATAGGAAAAGATTGCGCTTTTTAGCATACGGAATTTCCTGTAGGCTATTAAGACAACCATTGATCGGTTTTCGTTGCACGGGTAGCTTCCACAGCAACATTTCGGAACGCCCTCCAAGGTTGCCAAAAGCCTGCAACACACTATTTCACAGTCACTTATACTTATTCCAGGCTGGCCCGTAATGATCAGCGGGCAGCTTTAATGATCTTACGTACAATTACTGCTCCGGGATAGGTGATCTTCACAAAATAATTACCCGCGGCCAGGGTGGTAGCCAGCGAAACTGTTAAGACACCCGCGCGCTCCTGTTCCAGGTCCCTACAATAAACTATGCGGCCGGTACTTTCGCAGATCATGACAGAACGAGGTTTTTTACCGTTTTCCCAGCTTATCCGTACGATATCTGCGAAGGGATTGGGATATATGGTGAGGTTTGCTGCCTGCACCACCGGAGGCGTATATGGCTTGGTACTGGCATTTTGAACAGGTAATAAAGTCATCTCTGCACAGGAATTGCAATTCTGGAAAACATTGGCGGCTCCCCAGGCATTGGGCTTATTAGATCCCCCGGTAACGGAGGAATGGCTGGCACTAAGACAGACCAATACATAGGGATGATCGGTCAACGTATCGGCAAACTGAGATAGCTGGTATACGGACACACAGGCATACCCATCAGGAGCAACATAGGTATCCTTCACTTTATTGATGAGCACGGTTTGTTTGAGCTGGCTGGTGTGCCCCAGGCATACACTGCCGGCCACTGCATTGTTGTCGGTAATGATACCATGTACTTCAGCCAATCCATTGTTGACGAAGAAAGAAAAAGGATTATTGATCACGAGATAGTTAAAGGCCCTGCTGGAAGAAGTGGTAGTTACATTCATGAGTATATTGGGTCTTGCGGCAGTAGCATAAGGCCCTTCGAAAGAAAGATTGGAAGTGATCTCCAGCCTTCCATGGTTGTATATGGCGCAGCCGCCTCTCCATATCATACCGCCTCCGCCACCACCGGCGGTTAATTTAGCGCCGGGCCGTATGACAATGGTACCGGAATCAATATTGAGCACATTGATGGTAAGGTCGGTACAAACAATGAGGGTACCGCCACGCATGGTGAGCTGGCTGAAAGTAGCTGTTGGGCCATAATACCATTTTTTGGTACCGTTCAATAATATCTCATTGTCACTGACAGTGGCTTCTGTGCCGAGGCAGGCTTCCAGGGGAGGCGCTGTTTTACACTGGCTAAAGGATGAATGACATACTAGTTGCAGGAATGCAAGGATGAATAGCATAGCAAGGGCACGCATGGGTTGAGGGGTTTGAGGGTTTTCTACAGGGTAATCAGGTTCCCTGCCAAAATACCTTTTGCCCCTTGTGCCTGAAAGCAAAACCGTGTAAGCTGAACAATTGGGAGTGCGAGTTGAATAAATTGAGTAGTGAGGCTTCGACAGGCTCAGCCCGACATATGGCCTACTGCCCCAGCCACTTTTTGAACTCATTGACCTTTTCCCGGCTCACGAGGATATCTTTTTCCATAGTGGGATCGAGGAATAATTTCAGGCGGTTACCAAAATAAGGATGTATCTGTTCCACGCATTTAAAAGCGATAAGTAAGGAACGGTTAATGCGGAAAAAGAGTTGGGGATCAAGCATGGTTTCCAGTTCTTCGAGGGTATACTCTACCAGGTATTTCTGCCCATCGAATGTTTTAAAGAAGATAAAGCGTCCTTCAGAAAAAAAGTAAGCGATGGCGGCGGTTTCAACAGAAGCAAATTTCTGCCCTTGCTTCACGAGGAAGCGGGTTCTCCAGGCAGTAGTCATGCCTTGCAGGGTAGTAGTAGTAGTTTGTGTGGGTGGTAATATCTCAGTGTAAGCTTCTTCCAGGTAACGGTTCATAAAAGCCGCCGGCAACAGGTGTTCCAGGTGACCGATGCGAAAAGCGTAAAAAGTAAATTGATCAGACTGTACAGTGAAGATGACGGTGGCATTCATTTTACCCTGTGAGAGATCAACCACCTGGTATTCTTTTACAGCGTCTTCACTCATCAGGATAATATCGGGAACACCATGCTGTTCCAGCCAGTGGGCAGAGGCAAAGATAGCCGGAACGGTGCCAATGATATGAATGGATTGATCTATCCTCTTCAAAGCCCGTTCCAGTTTCCTGACAACGCGCTTTTCTCCCTCTACAACTAATACCTTCATGATTCTACACTTTATCGGTTGAGAAATATCGTAGCCTTCTACGGCCGACAAATGTAGAGAACCGCTTTGCGGTAAAAAGGTCGAACGTTATAAACAGTCAATCAGAAAGAATAAACCGAATGAATCAGGGGATGAACCGTATTACTTTTTTATAGCAGTTTTAAAAGCTCTTTTTTATCCAGGATGATAAGGTAGCGGGTTTCCAGGCACCGGGTACAATGATGCGCCTGATGGTATGCAGGGGATCATTTACATCACGCTTGCCCGACAATTGAAAAGCCGCGATCATGCCGCGTTGCTTTAATTGCGGGATGGCCTGTGGATTCCATAAGCCAAAAGGATATGCAAAATAACTGATCGGTTTACCGGTAATGGCTTCCAGTTGTTTGGACGGCTTCTCGATCTGTGTAACCCAATCCTGTCCCTGGTATTGCTTCACATTGTGGTGATCCCAGGTGTGCGACCCGATGGTGTTACCTGCATCGGACAGTTCTTTTACCTGTTCCTTACTCATATAGCGGGGCCTTCCCAGGGAAACGGTCATGACAAAGAATACACCTTTAAAGCCATGCTTATCCATTTCAGGTTTGGCTACGGTAAATTGTTCCAGGTCGGTATCGTCAAAAGTGAGCATGATCGGTTTCGATGGCAATGCCGCGCCTGTAGTGAGGTAAGCGTATA encodes:
- a CDS encoding T9SS type A sorting domain-containing protein, which gives rise to MRALAMLFILAFLQLVCHSSFSQCKTAPPLEACLGTEATVSDNEILLNGTKKWYYGPTATFSQLTMRGGTLIVCTDLTINVLNIDSGTIVIRPGAKLTAGGGGGGMIWRGGCAIYNHGRLEITSNLSFEGPYATAARPNILMNVTTTSSSRAFNYLVINNPFSFFVNNGLAEVHGIITDNNAVAGSVCLGHTSQLKQTVLINKVKDTYVAPDGYACVSVYQLSQFADTLTDHPYVLVCLSASHSSVTGGSNKPNAWGAANVFQNCNSCAEMTLLPVQNASTKPYTPPVVQAANLTIYPNPFADIVRISWENGKKPRSVMICESTGRIVYCRDLEQERAGVLTVSLATTLAAGNYFVKITYPGAVIVRKIIKAAR
- a CDS encoding LytR/AlgR family response regulator transcription factor: MKVLVVEGEKRVVRKLERALKRIDQSIHIIGTVPAIFASAHWLEQHGVPDIILMSEDAVKEYQVVDLSQGKMNATVIFTVQSDQFTFYAFRIGHLEHLLPAAFMNRYLEEAYTEILPPTQTTTTTLQGMTTAWRTRFLVKQGQKFASVETAAIAYFFSEGRFIFFKTFDGQKYLVEYTLEELETMLDPQLFFRINRSLLIAFKCVEQIHPYFGNRLKLFLDPTMEKDILVSREKVNEFKKWLGQ
- a CDS encoding polysaccharide deacetylase family protein, with the protein product MKTTAPYLFARNISVVASMLFAVSCQSVPDTNVAIAAPPAATRAAAPVAETKPATVTPVTPVKVDAATVMARKEVPILCYHQIREWRETDSKTAQNYIVPVQTFRDQLQMLADSGYHTILPDQLYAYLTTGAALPSKPIMLTFDDTDLEQFTVAKPEMDKHGFKGVFFVMTVSLGRPRYMSKEQVKELSDAGNTIGSHTWDHHNVKQYQGQDWVTQIEKPSKQLEAITGKPISYFAYPFGLWNPQAIPQLKQRGMIAAFQLSGKRDVNDPLHTIRRIIVPGAWKPATLSSWIKKSF